The DNA segment AGCAGAGCCCGGACGCGCTGCAGCAGTTCACCAGCAACGACGCGTACAAGGTCAACAACGGCCAGTCGACGACGAAGCTGCTGCTCGCGTTCAACGACAAGGTCGCGCCGTTCAACAAGGTCGAGGTCCGCCAGGCGGTCAGCCAGGCGATCGACGACAAGAAGCTGCTCACCTCGATCTGGGGCGAGTACGGCACGCTGATCGGCTCGATGGTCCCGCCGAGCGACCCCTGGTACGAGGACCTGACCGCGGTGAACGCCTACGACACCGCGAACGCCAAGGCGCTGCTGACCAAGGCCGGCTTCCCGAACGGCTTCACGTTCACCCTGGACACCCCGAGCTACGACCCGCACCCCACCGCCGCCACGTTCATCAAGAGCGAGCTGGCGAAGGTCGGCATCACCGTGAACATCAACACGATCACGGCCGACGAGTGGTACACGAAGGTCTACCAGAAGCGTGACTTCGCGGCGACGCTGCAGGAACATGTCAACGACCGGGACGTCGTCTGGTACGGCAACCCCGACTTCTACTGGGGCTACAACAACCCGCAGGTCACCGACCTGGTCGACAAGGCCGAGCAGTCGAAGACGACCGACGAGCAGACCACTCTGCTCAAGCAGGCCAACGCCATCATCGCTGAGGAGGCGGCCAGCGACTGGCTCTACCTCTACCCGCAGATCGTGGTGGCGTCGTCGAAGCTGTCCGGCTACCCGGTCAACGGCCTCAACGCGCAGTTCTTCGCCTACGGAATCACCAAGAGCTAACGTCTGATGGCCCGCTACCTGCTGCGACGGACAGCGATCCTGATCGGGTCGCTGTTCCTCGCGG comes from the Actinoplanes sp. OR16 genome and includes:
- a CDS encoding ABC transporter substrate-binding protein, whose product is MKRLIATLSAVALAASLAACGGNDDDAPAANPAAETIQIGSVYEPQNLDNTAGGGQGVTEALNGNVYEGLFQLTDAGKVEPLLAKDDKVSDDGLTYTITLQPNVKFHSGKALTSADVKASIERVTAENSKSARKSYFEVIKEIATPDDATVVFTLKNRSISFIYNLSYIWVVNTAAGDLTTTADGTGPYKLGDWKRGSTLSLTKFDGYWGTAAKNAGVVFHYFTDATALNNALLTNAVDVVTSEQSPDALQQFTSNDAYKVNNGQSTTKLLLAFNDKVAPFNKVEVRQAVSQAIDDKKLLTSIWGEYGTLIGSMVPPSDPWYEDLTAVNAYDTANAKALLTKAGFPNGFTFTLDTPSYDPHPTAATFIKSELAKVGITVNINTITADEWYTKVYQKRDFAATLQEHVNDRDVVWYGNPDFYWGYNNPQVTDLVDKAEQSKTTDEQTTLLKQANAIIAEEAASDWLYLYPQIVVASSKLSGYPVNGLNAQFFAYGITKS